In the genome of Mycobacterium kansasii ATCC 12478, one region contains:
- a CDS encoding DsbA family protein has product MSIVVDFHFDPMCPFAYQTSIWIRDVRAQLGIAVNWRFFSLEEINRVAGKKHPWERDWSYGWSLMRIGALLRRTDMSLLDQWYAAIGHELHTLGGKPHDPAVARRLLGEIGADETILEAALADPTTHDEIRAEHQRVVDAGGYGVPTLFIDGQCLFGPVLVDPPTGTDALKLWNVVMGMAELPHVYELQRPKSPADAELIAQSLRPYLDGRDWVSINRGEVVDIDRLAGRQS; this is encoded by the coding sequence ATGAGCATTGTCGTAGATTTTCACTTTGACCCCATGTGCCCGTTCGCCTACCAGACCTCGATCTGGATCCGTGACGTCCGGGCGCAGTTGGGCATCGCCGTCAATTGGCGGTTCTTCAGCCTCGAAGAGATCAACCGGGTGGCGGGCAAGAAGCATCCGTGGGAACGTGACTGGTCCTACGGCTGGTCGCTGATGCGCATCGGGGCGCTGCTGCGCCGCACCGATATGTCCTTGCTCGACCAGTGGTACGCCGCGATCGGCCATGAGCTGCACACGCTTGGCGGCAAACCGCACGACCCCGCCGTCGCGCGGCGCCTGCTGGGCGAGATCGGTGCCGACGAGACGATTCTCGAAGCGGCCCTTGCGGATCCGACCACCCACGACGAGATCCGCGCCGAACACCAACGGGTCGTCGATGCCGGCGGATACGGCGTGCCAACGCTATTCATCGACGGGCAATGCCTGTTCGGGCCGGTGCTGGTAGACCCGCCGACCGGGACCGATGCCCTCAAACTGTGGAATGTCGTGATGGGGATGGCCGAACTGCCGCATGTCTACGAGCTGCAGCGGCCGAAGTCACCGGCCGATGCCGAGCTCATCGCCCAAAGCCTGCGTCCCTACCTCGACGGTCGTGATTGGGTCAGCATCAACCGCGGCGAAGTGGTCGACATCGACAGGCTGGCCGGGCGTCAAAGCTAG
- a CDS encoding acyl-CoA dehydrogenase family protein codes for MTAGVTQAFVDRLGQRARQAEELRRLPAATIAELIESGFFDLLRPTRYGGQQAQFAAIFDPVRRMAHGCASTAWTASFYTLHNWMLALFDERAQSEGFASRPFLASSPLAPTGRGVAADGGVRLSGRWSWATGVMDGNWTIVGALCGPDNAIYPALALVPADDIRIVDVWQTDGMRATGSNDVVIDGVFVPAHRLVKVSDIYAGTAPGALLHDADVYRWPLIPALAMVAAMPALGAAERVTEIFAERLFERVLAYEGGTQKDKPAAQARLAEARVRLRALHGLLADTVGRIDQTLAAGDRVPRPVRADARLAAAHIVRESRAVIAGLLEASGASAHFLSSPLQRAKRDVDVLSGHVVFDYDVSRELAGALAIGLKVAPTAMV; via the coding sequence ATGACCGCCGGTGTCACGCAAGCATTCGTGGATCGACTGGGCCAGCGTGCGCGGCAGGCCGAGGAGCTTCGCCGGTTACCCGCCGCCACGATCGCTGAACTGATCGAGTCGGGATTCTTCGACCTGTTGAGGCCCACGCGGTATGGCGGGCAGCAGGCCCAATTCGCGGCGATCTTCGACCCGGTACGGCGGATGGCACACGGCTGCGCCTCTACCGCCTGGACCGCGTCGTTCTACACGCTGCACAACTGGATGCTGGCCCTTTTCGACGAGCGTGCGCAAAGCGAGGGATTCGCTTCCCGACCGTTTCTCGCTTCGTCACCCTTGGCGCCTACCGGGCGCGGTGTCGCGGCGGACGGGGGCGTTCGGCTGTCCGGTCGCTGGTCGTGGGCCACCGGCGTGATGGACGGCAACTGGACGATCGTCGGCGCGCTCTGCGGTCCCGATAACGCGATTTACCCCGCACTGGCCCTGGTGCCCGCTGACGACATCCGGATTGTCGACGTCTGGCAAACCGACGGGATGCGCGCCACCGGCTCCAACGACGTCGTCATCGACGGCGTCTTCGTCCCCGCGCACCGACTGGTCAAGGTCAGCGATATCTACGCCGGCACCGCGCCGGGTGCGCTGCTGCACGACGCGGACGTCTACCGCTGGCCGCTGATACCCGCGCTGGCGATGGTCGCCGCGATGCCGGCGCTGGGCGCCGCCGAGCGCGTCACCGAAATCTTCGCCGAGCGACTCTTCGAACGTGTCCTGGCCTACGAGGGTGGCACGCAGAAAGACAAGCCGGCCGCTCAAGCCCGACTAGCCGAAGCCCGGGTCCGGCTACGCGCCTTGCACGGACTGCTGGCTGACACCGTCGGGCGCATCGACCAGACCCTGGCGGCCGGAGACCGCGTCCCGCGCCCCGTCCGCGCCGATGCCCGCCTGGCCGCCGCGCACATCGTGCGCGAATCACGCGCGGTGATCGCCGGCCTGCTCGAGGCGTCCGGCGCCAGTGCACACTTTCTCAGCAGTCCGCTACAACGGGCCAAACGCGATGTCGACGTGCTCAGCGGCCACGTGGTCTTCGACTACGACGTCAGCCGAGAACTGGCCGGCGCCTTGGCAATTGGCTTGAAGGTCGCACCGACCGCCATGGTCTGA
- a CDS encoding 1-acyl-sn-glycerol-3-phosphate acyltransferase, which produces MSDIDNWDRSLTEHVITLTRPIVKRYFRSEVRGLDNIPPGACLVVSNHSGGLVSVDLSVFAVGYYDKYGYDRPLYALGFDTLFAGPAGEFFKRTGVIRATRDNAAMALAAGAVVLVFPGGDFDVYRPTLRENVIDFGGRTGYVSTAVAAQVPIVPAVSIGGQEGQFFLTRGRRLARALGLTKLERKLFRTNILPVTFGFPFGLSIVAPVNMPLPTKIVVEVLPPVRVAEEFGDAPDVKDVDAHVRRVMQNGLDKLAAQRRFPILG; this is translated from the coding sequence ATGAGCGACATCGACAACTGGGACCGCAGCCTGACCGAGCACGTCATCACGCTGACCAGGCCGATCGTCAAGCGGTATTTCCGTTCGGAGGTGCGTGGTCTGGACAATATCCCGCCCGGCGCATGCCTGGTGGTCTCGAACCATTCCGGCGGCCTGGTTTCGGTGGACCTGTCGGTGTTCGCCGTGGGTTATTACGACAAGTACGGCTACGACCGCCCGCTCTACGCCCTGGGCTTCGACACACTGTTCGCCGGGCCGGCCGGTGAGTTCTTCAAGCGCACCGGAGTGATCCGCGCAACGCGCGACAACGCCGCTATGGCGTTGGCCGCCGGTGCGGTCGTGCTGGTATTCCCGGGCGGTGACTTCGACGTCTACCGGCCCACTCTGCGGGAGAACGTCATCGACTTCGGTGGCCGAACCGGCTATGTGAGCACGGCCGTCGCAGCACAGGTGCCGATCGTGCCCGCGGTCTCCATCGGCGGCCAGGAAGGCCAGTTTTTCCTGACCCGCGGCAGACGGCTGGCACGCGCTCTTGGGCTCACCAAATTGGAGCGCAAGCTGTTCCGGACCAACATCCTGCCGGTGACCTTCGGCTTCCCGTTCGGGCTCAGCATCGTCGCGCCGGTCAACATGCCGCTGCCCACCAAGATCGTCGTCGAGGTGCTGCCGCCCGTCCGCGTCGCCGAGGAATTCGGCGACGCTCCTGACGTCAAGGACGTCGACGCGCACGTGCGCCGGGTGATGCAGAACGGCCTCGACAAGCTGGCCGCCCAGCGGCGCTTCCCGATCCTCGGCTGA
- a CDS encoding ClpX C4-type zinc finger protein — protein sequence MSSQTTGTAQIWCSFCGKSNTEVGKLVAGPGVHICNECVGVADAIMEKYRDQPAELRLPVWESMSDKQMLGHIPRMAVVARQVETDLRSWVVELRRRGVTWSRIGAALGITRQSAWERFSGEQ from the coding sequence ATGAGTTCGCAAACCACGGGAACCGCCCAGATCTGGTGTTCGTTCTGCGGCAAGTCCAACACCGAGGTGGGCAAGCTGGTGGCGGGTCCGGGAGTGCACATCTGCAACGAGTGCGTCGGGGTTGCCGACGCGATCATGGAAAAGTACCGCGACCAGCCAGCCGAGCTTCGCTTGCCGGTGTGGGAGTCCATGAGCGACAAGCAGATGCTCGGCCATATTCCGCGCATGGCAGTGGTGGCGCGGCAGGTCGAGACCGATCTGCGTTCTTGGGTAGTGGAGCTTCGTCGCCGTGGCGTGACGTGGTCGAGAATCGGTGCCGCTCTTGGTATCACTCGGCAGTCCGCGTGGGAACGATTCTCTGGAGAACAGTAG
- a CDS encoding tocopherol cyclase family protein, with product MTAAYLRWAAEGIAKRLVETYRSTGADLPFGDPLPSHGCEMEGWFWRLTDSASDRVVVGLCSVNRHPDGDWATVAVALHPGGIVRSAALDEAEAESSPFTVHAGTDPAGSFAAATDGLRIDLDDIHLNLRFTDLFQWPKVFGGGGVFSSIPFLNQYWHPYRLGGKASGTVEFSDSTWTFDDARLYGERNWGAGFPERWWWGQAHDFDGADVSVAFSGGLLQLGPIRQDVTGVVVRLGDEVIRMTPPALVRSQVGDGHWRIRAFTPLYQIWLDGDDAGRDPHVLPVPLPAQRRNVDTDFEHLAGRLHCVVRKLGRVVFDGTSELTGLEIGSRPPG from the coding sequence ATGACCGCCGCATACCTGCGCTGGGCCGCCGAGGGTATCGCCAAGCGACTGGTCGAGACCTATCGCAGCACCGGCGCCGACCTGCCCTTCGGCGATCCGCTGCCCTCTCATGGCTGTGAAATGGAGGGCTGGTTCTGGCGCCTCACCGACAGCGCCTCGGATCGCGTCGTGGTAGGGCTCTGCAGCGTCAACCGCCACCCGGACGGGGACTGGGCCACCGTGGCGGTCGCGTTGCATCCCGGCGGCATTGTGCGGTCGGCCGCGCTGGACGAAGCCGAAGCGGAATCCTCGCCGTTCACGGTCCACGCCGGGACAGACCCGGCCGGCAGTTTCGCAGCCGCCACCGATGGGCTACGGATCGACCTCGACGACATCCATCTGAATCTGCGATTCACTGATCTGTTCCAATGGCCCAAGGTTTTCGGGGGCGGCGGAGTCTTCTCCTCGATCCCGTTTCTGAACCAATACTGGCATCCCTACCGCCTGGGCGGGAAGGCAAGCGGCACAGTCGAATTCAGTGACAGCACCTGGACGTTCGATGACGCCCGGCTCTATGGCGAACGGAACTGGGGCGCGGGCTTTCCCGAACGCTGGTGGTGGGGCCAGGCACACGATTTCGACGGCGCAGACGTCTCCGTCGCGTTTTCGGGCGGACTTCTTCAGCTCGGCCCCATCCGTCAAGACGTCACCGGAGTGGTGGTGCGCCTCGGTGACGAGGTGATTCGGATGACGCCGCCGGCGCTGGTGCGATCACAGGTCGGCGACGGCCACTGGCGTATCCGGGCGTTCACGCCGCTCTACCAGATCTGGCTGGACGGTGACGACGCCGGCCGCGATCCGCACGTCTTACCGGTGCCACTGCCCGCGCAGCGGCGCAACGTCGACACCGACTTCGAGCACCTTGCCGGCCGGCTGCATTGCGTCGTGCGCAAGTTGGGCCGGGTCGTCTTCGACGGCACCTCCGAGTTGACGGGTCTGGAAATCGGCAGCCGGCCGCCCGGGTAG
- a CDS encoding alpha/beta hydrolase, with product MGRAQFIHILRQIGALVVTAVTAASTLNAYKPLARNGFASLWSWIFGLVVTEFPLPTLASQVGGLVLTARRLTRPVRALSWLVAAISAFGLLNFSRSGHRADVPLTAALDSGLGTGRRTDSDGLWRRPSGGGTAKTPGPLRMLRIYRDYAHDGDISYGECGRANHLDIWRRPDLDRSGKAPVLFQIPGGAWTTGNKRGQAHPLMSHLAELGWVCVAINYRHSPRNTWPDHIVDVKRALAWVKAHIAEYGGDPDFIAITGGSAGGHLSSLAALTPNDPQFQPGFEDADTRVHAAVPFYGVYDFTRFDDAMHPMMPALLVKSVLKERPATNLEPFVAASPVNHVSAEAPPFFVLHGRNDSLVPVEQARAFVTALRDVSIEPVVYAELPLTQHAFDIFGSARAAHAAIAVEQFLAEIYATRHR from the coding sequence ATGGGCAGAGCTCAGTTCATCCACATCCTCCGGCAAATCGGCGCTCTGGTAGTGACGGCGGTGACTGCCGCCTCCACGCTCAACGCATATAAACCCCTGGCGCGCAACGGGTTCGCGTCGCTGTGGTCATGGATTTTCGGTCTGGTCGTCACCGAGTTTCCATTGCCGACACTGGCCAGCCAGGTAGGCGGACTGGTGTTGACCGCCCGGCGCCTGACCCGGCCGGTGCGGGCGCTCTCCTGGCTGGTCGCTGCCATCTCGGCATTCGGTCTGCTCAACTTCAGTCGTTCAGGCCATCGAGCCGATGTGCCGCTTACCGCCGCGTTGGACAGCGGCTTGGGGACCGGTCGCCGCACCGACTCGGACGGCCTGTGGCGCCGCCCGTCCGGCGGTGGCACCGCCAAGACTCCCGGACCCCTGCGCATGCTGCGGATCTACCGCGACTATGCCCACGACGGCGACATCAGCTACGGCGAATGCGGCCGGGCCAATCATCTCGATATCTGGCGACGTCCGGATCTCGATCGCTCCGGCAAGGCGCCGGTGCTGTTTCAGATCCCCGGCGGCGCCTGGACGACCGGAAACAAACGCGGACAAGCCCACCCCTTGATGAGCCACCTCGCCGAGTTGGGCTGGGTCTGCGTGGCGATCAACTACCGGCACAGCCCGCGCAACACGTGGCCCGATCACATCGTCGACGTCAAGCGTGCCCTGGCCTGGGTCAAGGCACACATCGCCGAGTACGGCGGCGACCCGGACTTCATCGCCATCACCGGCGGCTCGGCCGGCGGTCACCTGTCGTCGCTGGCAGCCCTGACGCCTAACGATCCGCAATTTCAACCGGGATTCGAAGACGCCGATACCCGCGTCCACGCGGCGGTGCCGTTCTACGGTGTCTACGACTTCACCCGCTTCGACGACGCGATGCATCCGATGATGCCGGCGCTGCTCGTAAAATCCGTCCTCAAAGAACGCCCCGCGACCAACCTGGAACCGTTTGTCGCCGCGTCACCCGTCAACCATGTTTCCGCTGAGGCTCCGCCGTTCTTCGTGCTGCACGGCCGCAACGACTCACTGGTACCCGTCGAGCAGGCACGCGCGTTTGTCACCGCGCTTCGCGACGTCAGCATCGAACCCGTGGTGTACGCCGAACTGCCGCTTACCCAGCACGCTTTCGACATCTTCGGATCGGCCCGGGCGGCGCACGCGGCGATCGCCGTCGAGCAGTTCCTGGCCGAGATCTACGCGACGCGGCACCGATGA